A single window of Caldicellulosiruptor bescii DSM 6725 DNA harbors:
- a CDS encoding glycosyltransferase: MIDIICFSTTPWDPIPTRKQQIMKRMPQNCRIFYLDPPVTLIGPLKDPSLRPYLTRFRKSPKRIKENLFVFALPPIIPFYNKKRSINKFNQKMIANFVKEVIYQNFDLKSPIIWTYMPNTVDLLEHLSYSFLVYDCIDKHSEFQGFIDKALVESMEDELAQKSNVVFTTTHGLYNKLKLLNPHTYLVPNGAEFEHFNKASNKLPVPDKMNNIPRPIFGFVGVIHTWIDTQLIEYLAKEKREWSFVLIGPVGAGVSVDNLKKLSNIYLLGRIDNKDLPQYVSQFDVCLNLFRTNKLSENVSPLKFYEYLATGKPIVSTSMPQVEQFSDVVYIGKNYEDMLVKCIQALQEAQNPNIEKIEKRIEYAKQTSWDSRVTQIIDILKREGINIE, from the coding sequence ATGATAGATATAATTTGTTTTTCAACAACACCATGGGATCCTATACCAACACGTAAACAACAGATAATGAAAAGAATGCCACAAAACTGTAGAATATTTTATTTAGACCCACCTGTGACCTTGATAGGTCCATTAAAAGACCCTAGTTTGAGACCTTACCTAACAAGATTTAGAAAGTCTCCAAAAAGAATAAAGGAGAACCTTTTTGTATTTGCTCTGCCACCAATTATTCCCTTTTATAACAAGAAAAGGTCCATCAATAAGTTCAATCAAAAAATGATAGCAAATTTTGTAAAAGAAGTTATCTATCAAAACTTTGATTTAAAGTCACCTATAATATGGACCTACATGCCAAACACTGTTGATCTTCTTGAACATCTTTCTTACAGTTTTTTAGTTTACGACTGTATAGACAAACATTCAGAGTTTCAAGGGTTTATTGACAAGGCTTTGGTTGAAAGCATGGAAGATGAGCTTGCTCAAAAGAGTAATGTAGTTTTTACAACAACCCATGGATTATATAATAAGCTCAAGTTATTAAATCCTCACACATATCTTGTGCCAAACGGTGCTGAGTTTGAACACTTTAATAAAGCTTCAAATAAACTGCCTGTACCCGATAAGATGAATAATATACCCCGTCCTATCTTTGGCTTTGTGGGTGTTATCCACACATGGATAGACACTCAGCTTATAGAATATTTAGCAAAAGAAAAAAGAGAGTGGTCTTTTGTTTTGATAGGACCTGTGGGTGCTGGTGTAAGCGTGGATAATTTAAAGAAGCTGAGCAATATTTATTTGCTTGGAAGGATTGATAACAAGGATTTGCCGCAGTATGTATCTCAATTTGATGTTTGCTTAAACTTATTCAGAACAAACAAGCTCTCAGAGAATGTAAGCCCGCTAAAATTTTATGAATATTTGGCAACAGGAAAACCAATTGTTTCAACTTCAATGCCCCAAGTAGAACAATTTTCCGATGTTGTGTATATTGGCAAAAACTATGAAGATATGCTTGTAAAATGCATTCAAGCTCTGCAGGAGGCACAAAATCCTAATATTGAAAAGATAGAAAAAAGAATAGAGTATGCAAAGCAAACCTCATGGGATAGCAGAGTAACTCAAATTATTGATATACTAAAGAGGGAAGGGATAAACATTGAATAG
- a CDS encoding nucleotide sugar dehydrogenase: MNSVCVIGLGYVGLPLALSFAMKGFKVFGVDSNEKLIEELKKGETHHLESYNGKTIQEILKEQLENGKFIPMVNYKLALENVDDVIVTVPIPVYGGKPYFDYLVSCAKEISKNLRKNQLILLRSTVVPGTTRNIFLPILEESGLKCGEDFYLAYASERIAEGKAFEEFENMPTALAGFCENSVKRAVDLIKVICKEEIIVASSFEVVETAKVIENLQRDINIAMVNEFERFTKAMNLDIFEVIKVANTHKRVNLLYPGPGVGGFCIPNAFYYLNAKAQELGIELKLSKTARMFNEGIPNYISDLVMKTIEKYNCDKKIAVLGIAMKDYSSDDRLSPAIEIIKNLKVRGVEVKAFDPAVKTKYDFKVESLQEALKDVQLVLILAKQHGIEFEKIFEYISPSKAIIIDTRNVFSYNDAKEKGFVLEKI; the protein is encoded by the coding sequence TTGAATAGCGTATGTGTAATTGGCCTTGGATATGTTGGTCTTCCCCTTGCTCTTTCGTTTGCAATGAAAGGTTTCAAAGTCTTTGGTGTTGATAGCAATGAAAAATTGATTGAGGAGCTTAAAAAGGGAGAGACTCACCATTTAGAAAGTTACAATGGAAAGACTATACAGGAGATTTTAAAGGAGCAGCTTGAAAATGGAAAATTTATTCCCATGGTAAATTACAAGCTGGCACTTGAAAATGTAGATGATGTAATAGTCACGGTTCCAATACCTGTTTACGGTGGAAAACCTTACTTTGATTATCTCGTTTCGTGTGCAAAAGAGATAAGCAAAAACTTGAGAAAAAATCAGCTGATACTTTTGCGTTCAACCGTTGTTCCAGGTACAACAAGAAATATATTTTTACCAATATTAGAAGAGAGTGGTTTGAAATGTGGAGAAGACTTTTATTTAGCCTATGCTTCAGAGAGAATTGCAGAGGGGAAGGCTTTTGAAGAATTTGAAAATATGCCTACTGCTTTGGCGGGATTTTGTGAAAATAGCGTAAAAAGAGCTGTTGATTTGATTAAGGTGATTTGCAAGGAAGAGATAATTGTTGCATCTTCGTTTGAAGTTGTTGAGACAGCAAAGGTGATTGAGAATCTGCAAAGAGATATAAATATTGCGATGGTAAACGAGTTTGAGAGATTTACAAAGGCAATGAATCTTGATATATTTGAGGTGATAAAGGTTGCAAACACTCACAAAAGAGTAAATCTCTTGTATCCCGGGCCTGGGGTTGGAGGATTTTGCATCCCTAATGCATTTTATTATTTAAATGCAAAGGCACAGGAGCTGGGTATTGAGCTTAAACTTTCTAAAACCGCAAGAATGTTCAATGAAGGCATTCCTAATTATATTTCCGACCTTGTTATGAAAACTATTGAAAAATATAATTGTGATAAAAAGATTGCAGTACTTGGCATTGCGATGAAAGATTATTCTTCTGATGACAGGCTCAGCCCTGCCATTGAAATAATTAAGAATTTAAAAGTTCGAGGTGTTGAGGTTAAAGCGTTTGACCCTGCGGTAAAAACCAAATATGATTTTAAAGTTGAGAGTTTGCAAGAGGCTTTGAAAGATGTACAGCTTGTTTTGATTTTGGCAAAGCAGCACGGGATAGAATTTGAAAAAATTTTTGAGTATATATCTCCTTCTAAGGCAATTATTATTGACACCCGAAATGTGTTTTCTTACAATGATGCAAAAGAAAAAGGATTTGTGTTGGAAAAGATATAA
- a CDS encoding DUF4330 domain-containing protein, with translation MKIVDQKGRLFGIINIVDLILIVLIVAIAWVGFAKISSHAKSSDNAAENEFVEIKPGEAIINVKIPLADPVMAQSLHKNDYLVTGDTLTKSYIQDIQIKDGIYERTSSDGKIVVATHPYKKDVYLTIYGYVTLQGATIKLDKQTVRVGKTFYVKTRTTELVGVVTGVKIVKE, from the coding sequence ATGAAAATAGTGGACCAAAAGGGAAGACTATTTGGCATCATTAATATTGTTGACCTCATTTTGATAGTGCTGATTGTTGCAATTGCATGGGTAGGGTTTGCCAAAATTTCATCACATGCAAAATCATCCGACAATGCAGCAGAAAATGAGTTTGTGGAAATCAAGCCGGGTGAAGCAATCATCAATGTAAAAATTCCTCTTGCTGACCCTGTTATGGCTCAGTCTCTTCACAAAAACGATTATTTGGTAACTGGCGACACTTTGACAAAATCATACATTCAAGACATTCAAATAAAAGATGGAATATATGAAAGAACATCATCAGACGGCAAAATTGTTGTCGCAACCCACCCATACAAGAAAGATGTCTATCTTACTATCTATGGCTATGTAACTTTGCAAGGGGCAACAATAAAGCTTGACAAGCAAACAGTCAGAGTTGGAAAGACATTTTATGTAAAGACAAGAACTACAGAACTTGTTGGAGTTGTTACTGGAGTGAAAATTGTGAAAGAATAA